The following are encoded together in the Halopseudomonas salegens genome:
- the rimP gene encoding ribosome maturation factor RimP: protein MAGKQTELEALLVPGIESLGYQCWGIEYLSQGRHTLLRVYIDHADGIDVEACAAVSRHLSGLLDVEDPISNDYTLEVSSPGMDRPLFTLEQYQAHIGEQVKVKLRSPYEGRRNFQGIIRGTEADEVVLQVDDHEYLLPIDTIDKGNIIPRF from the coding sequence TTGGCTGGCAAGCAGACCGAACTGGAAGCATTGTTGGTACCCGGCATAGAATCGCTGGGCTATCAGTGCTGGGGTATTGAATATCTGTCGCAAGGGCGGCATACCCTGCTGCGGGTGTATATCGATCATGCCGATGGTATCGATGTCGAAGCCTGTGCAGCCGTCAGCCGACATCTGAGCGGTCTGCTCGATGTGGAAGACCCGATCAGCAATGACTATACCCTGGAGGTTTCTTCCCCAGGCATGGACCGGCCCCTGTTTACCCTTGAACAATATCAGGCGCACATTGGCGAACAGGTCAAGGTCAAACTGCGCAGTCCCTATGAAGGGCGCAGGAATTTTCAAGGCATCATTCGCGGCACTGAAGCCGATGAGGTGGTGCTGCAGGTGGATGATCACGAATATCTGTTGCCGATTGATACGATCGACAAGGGCAATATCATACCCCGTTTTTGA
- the nusA gene encoding transcription termination factor NusA gives MSKEVLLVVESVSNEKGVPPGVIFEALELALATATKKRYEDEVDVRVEINRQTGLYDSYRRWTVVADEDFEEPEMQLTLDQAQERDPSLEIGAVIEEKIDSIEFGRIAAQIAKQVIVQKVREAERAQVVDAYRERVGEILSGTVKKVTRDSIIVDLGNNAEAVLPREEMIPRETFRSGVRIRALLKDIRTENRGPQLVLSRACPEMIMELFRIEVPEISEGLIELMGAARDPGSRAKIAVRSKDKRIDPQGACIGMRGSRVQAVTGELGGERVDIVLWDDNLAQFVINAMAPAEVAAIIVDEDTHAIDIAVGEDNLAQAIGRSGQNVRLASQLTGWTLNVMTEDDIRAKQEAETGDILQLFMDELDVEDDLASVLVEEGFTSLEEVAYVPMEEMLEIDGFDEDIVTELRARAKDRLLTKAIANEEKLEEAQPADDLLGMDGMERALAFQLAANGIVTMEDLAEQSVDDLLDIDGMNEERAGALIMAARAPWFA, from the coding sequence ATGAGCAAAGAAGTGCTGCTGGTTGTGGAATCCGTTTCCAACGAAAAAGGCGTGCCACCCGGCGTAATTTTTGAGGCCCTGGAACTGGCATTGGCCACGGCAACGAAAAAGCGCTACGAGGACGAAGTCGATGTGCGCGTCGAGATCAACCGTCAGACCGGTCTGTACGACAGCTACCGTCGCTGGACAGTGGTCGCCGATGAAGATTTTGAAGAGCCGGAAATGCAACTGACACTGGATCAGGCGCAAGAGCGTGATCCGTCGTTGGAGATTGGCGCGGTTATCGAAGAAAAAATCGACTCGATCGAGTTCGGCCGTATTGCCGCACAAATCGCCAAGCAGGTCATCGTGCAGAAAGTGCGCGAAGCCGAGCGGGCCCAGGTCGTCGATGCCTACCGCGAACGGGTTGGCGAAATCCTCAGCGGCACAGTGAAGAAAGTCACCCGTGACAGCATTATTGTTGATCTGGGCAACAATGCCGAAGCGGTATTGCCGCGCGAGGAAATGATTCCGCGCGAGACTTTCCGCAGCGGCGTGCGTATCCGTGCCCTGCTCAAGGATATTCGTACCGAGAACCGTGGTCCGCAACTGGTGCTGTCACGCGCTTGCCCGGAAATGATCATGGAGCTGTTCCGCATCGAAGTGCCGGAAATCTCCGAAGGCCTGATCGAACTCATGGGGGCTGCCCGTGACCCGGGGTCGCGGGCCAAGATTGCCGTGCGCTCGAAAGACAAGCGCATTGATCCCCAGGGTGCCTGCATCGGTATGCGCGGTTCGCGCGTGCAGGCGGTAACTGGTGAGCTGGGCGGCGAGCGTGTGGATATCGTGCTCTGGGACGATAACCTGGCTCAGTTTGTCATCAACGCCATGGCGCCGGCTGAAGTCGCTGCCATTATTGTCGACGAAGATACCCACGCAATCGACATTGCGGTCGGGGAAGACAATCTGGCGCAAGCCATTGGCCGTAGCGGTCAGAATGTTCGTCTGGCCAGCCAGTTGACTGGCTGGACGCTGAACGTGATGACCGAGGATGACATTCGCGCCAAGCAGGAAGCCGAGACAGGCGATATTCTGCAGCTGTTCATGGACGAGCTGGATGTGGAAGACGACCTGGCCAGTGTGCTGGTTGAAGAAGGCTTTACCAGTCTGGAAGAAGTGGCTTACGTGCCAATGGAAGAGATGCTCGAAATCGACGGTTTTGACGAAGATATCGTCACTGAGCTGCGTGCCCGGGCCAAGGATCGTCTGTTGACCAAGGCGATCGCCAACGAGGAGAAGCTTGAAGAGGCCCAACCGGCCGATGACCTGCTGGGGATGGACGGTATGGAACGCGCCCTGGCATTCCAACTGGCGGCCAATGGCATTGTGACCATGGAAGACCTGGCCGAACAGTCGGTGGATGACTTGCTGGATATTGACGGTATGAACGAAGAGCGGGCCGGCGCCTTGATCATGGCCGCTCGTGCCCCCTGGTTTGCATAA